The Halorhabdus rudnickae region CCGTGTTCGGCGACAAAACCCTACAGCGACTCCCAGAGCCACGGCCAGTTCCGCGAGGCGATCAACTACCGCGGCCACGTCGCCTCGATGACCTCGCCGATCGGCGTCGTCCCCCAGGAACTCGAACTCACCTATCCGGCCCAGCACTACGATACCGTCGTGACCGGGCAGTGGTCCGAAACGGAGATCGAATTCGTCGCAGATATCCTCGAAGCCTACATCGAGGCGAACGACTACTCGCGGGTGATCGCTCACGTCCCCACGGATTATCAGGTAATCACCGAGCGCGTCGAGGGACGTCTCGATCGCGACTTCGAGTACACCGTCGCTGATCACCCGACGACCGACGACTCGCTCTCGAACCTCTCGGAGGCACTCGCGGGCGAGCCCAAATACCGCAAGCGCGAACGCCAACACAACGTGATCCGGGCCATCGCTGACTACCAGTTCGGGGCCGGCGCTGGCGACGCGCTATTCGGGGACTTTCAGGTCGAAAGCCGCTATCCGAAGCTCAGAGTCCGAGACGGGGACAGAGAGCAACTCGCCGCGATGGTGCCCGAGTACGGCGTCCTCGCACTGACTCTGGCGGGCGCGCGGCGGTGGGTCGCATCGTCAGTGCCCACAAAGCGCGTCGAGATCGACGACTTCGTCCCGCACGGTAGCGTCCTCGCGCCGGGTATCGTCGACGCCGACGAGTCGATCCGGGTCGGCGACGAGGTGATCTTCGAGGGGCCTTCGGCGTTCGCGATCGGCCGGGCGAACATGAGCGGCCCGGCGATGGTCGATAGTTCCCGCGGGATCGCCAGCGAGATACGTCACGTCGAAGAGAAATGAGCGGGGTGGCCCGGCAGATCGATCGACCGCGACGGTGGCTGGTCGTCCTCGTTGTCGCGGTGATTCTGTTCGCCGGGGCGGTTGTCGCACCCTCGACGGGGATCACCCGTATGGGGCCGTTCGGACTGTTCGCGTGGGCAAGTTGGCTGCACGTCTTCGGATATGCCTTTCTGAGCTTGACACTGGTGTACGCACTGTTGGTCTCGCCCGACGGACCGGCACTCTCTGCGGCCATCGTGCCGATTATCGTCGTGGCTTACGGCACCTCGCTCGAACTGCTCCAGCTGTTGATTCCCTACCGATCGTTTGCTGTCGGAGACATTTTCGCGGACGGTCTGGGGACCGTCGTGGTCGTCGGCGTGTGGACGTACGGTCAGGCTGCGTTCGCGGCACTGGGTTTTCGTGGGTCGTGAGGAGGTATCGTTGTTACAGAGCAAACGTTGTCCGCCGACAGATCTGCGATCACCGACGGCAGGAGCGGTTTTTTGTAGCTACGGATGGGAGTTCATCACCAATGAGCGGTATCGAACTCCGTGATGACGTCTTATTCGTCGATCGAGATCCGACGACACTCGATCGACTGGCGATCGACGTCTCGTCTATCCTTTCTGATCTCGACATCGATCATGTACTCGTGGCTGGATACGTCGCTATCCTCGCCGGGCGTGCCCGGAGTACGGAAGACATCGATCTGATTCTGGAACCGCTTGATCGCGTCCAGTCACGGGATCTCATCGCCGCGCTCGAAGATGCAGGGTTCTGGGGAGCCACGACGCCGCTGTCGGAATTGTCCACGACGCTATCGAGTGGCGGTAACGTCCGTGTCGCACCCGACGGTGAAGTCGTCCCGAACATCGAACTCTCGTACGCCACTGACCGGTTCGATCGGGCGTCAGTCGAAGACGCTATCACTGCCTCGATAGATGGACACGAACTCTCTATCGGTCCGCTCGAACTCCAGATCGCGTACAAACTGTACCTCGGATCCCAGAAGGATTTCGAAGATGCAGTCCATCTCTACACGATGTTCGGAGAAAGCCTTAGTGAGCGCGAACTCGAACGATGGGTCGAAGCACTCGACGTCGAGGACGAGTATGAACGACTCGACTGATCCACTGGCCGAGAAACACGAGCGCAACCGGGAGCAGCGCCGCGCGGAGATCGAGCGGTGGGTCACATACATTCAGGAAAACCCGTCGGACGTGTGGGGCCCACAACTCAATACACTCATTGAGTCCCAACTGGAGGCGGCACGCGAATCAGGCGTCTCCCTAGCGCAGCGCGAGCGGGTTGAAGAAGCAGGGCGGGAGTGGGCGAAAGAAGAGCGCGAGAAGTAGGCCCGGTCGTCCCGCAGGGGCTTTAGGCACTGACCGGCTATCGATGTCCAATGAGCCAGCCGAGTCCAGACGTCTACGAGCGCGGGAAGGGCATGGACGCCCACAACCAGGTGATGCGGGAGATCCGTGCCCGTAACGACGCCTCTTACGAACCCGACGAGCCGACCCGGGTGTGGATCGACCGGGACAACACGCCCGACGGCGTCGTCGATTCGCTGACGATCGTCCTCAACACCGGCGGGTGTCGCTGGGCGCGGGCGGGCGGCTGCACCATGTGTGGCTACGTCGCCGAGAGCGTCGACGGCGGGACAGTCGCCCACGAGGACCTGCTCGCCCAGATCGACGCCGCTCTGGAACAGGAACGCGAGACCCACGACGGAACCTGCCGACAGGTCAAGATCTACACCTCAGGAAGTTTCCTCGACGAGCGAGAGGTCCCCGCCGAGACCCGCCGGGCCATCGCCAAGCGCTTTGGCGACCGCGATCGCATTGTTGTCGAGTCGTTGCCGGATTTCGTCGATCGCGAGAAGATCGACGACTTCCGCGAGCAGGGGCTGGAAACCGACGTTGCCATCGGACTGGAAACGGCAACTGACCGCGTTCGTCACGACTGTGTGAACAAGTACTTCGACTTTGCCGACTTCGAAAACGCTTGCACGGAGGCCGTCGCAGCCGACGCCGGCGTGAAGGCATACCTGCTGATGAAGCCCCCCTTCCTCAGTGAATCCGAGACGATCGAAGACATGATCACCTCGATCGAGCGATGTGGTGATGTCGAGGGCTGTCACACTGTCTCGATGAATCCGACGAACGTCCAGCGCTATACGATGGTCGAACAGCTGTATTTCGACGGTGGCTACCGGCCACCGTGGCTCTGGAGCGTCGTCGAGGTGCTTCGGGAGACGGCCGACGAAGACGTTACGGTCGTCTCAGATCCTGTTGGGCACGGCAGCGACCGTGGGCCCCACAACTGCGGTGAGTGCGACGATCGTGTTCAGACGGCCATCAAGGACTTCAACCTCCGGCAGGACGAGAGCGTCTTCGCGCAGGTCGAGTGTGACTGTGAAGGGACCTGGGAGGCAGTCTGCCAGCGAGAGAAAAGCTATTCGATGCCGCTTGCCCAGTAGCATCTTTACCCGTGACCGGGGCGCCATCCGGTCGTATCCGGCTCGTGTCAGGCGAACGCTTCTAGTATGCCGCGTCCATCAGTCTCGCCGATGTCGGGCAGGGACATCCGTTCGGGGTGGGGCATTAGTACGGCGACGTGATCGTCCTTGCTCGTGACGCCGGCAACGGCGTGTTTCGAACCGTTCGGATTGGCTTCGGGCGTGACGTTCCCCTCGTCGTCACAGTACCGAAAGAGGACCCGATCGTTGCCCTCCAGCGTTTCGAGGCGTTCGTCGCTGATCTCGAAGCGACCTTCGCCGTGGGCAATGGGTAGTTCGATGACCTCGCCTTCTTCGTAGTGGTCCGTCCAGGGTGTCTCGGCGTTCTCGACGCGCAGGTGGACGTGTTCACACTGGAAGCGCGCGCTCTCGTTGGTCGTGAACGCCCCGGGGGTCAGCGAGGCTTCACAGCCGATCTGGGCGCCGTTACAGATCCCCAGTACTGGGGTTCCCTCGCGAGCACGTTCGTGCACCTCGTCCATGATCGGTGACTGGGCGGCCATCGCGCCCGCCCGGAGGAAGTCACCGTAGGAGAAGCCGCCGGGCAGGACGATGCCGTCGGTCCCAGCCGGGAGGCCGTCCTCGTGCCAGACGAGTTCAGCCTCGACGCCGATCGACTGCAGCGCCCGGACTGTGTCCCGATCACAGTTGCTCCCGCCGAACTGAATAACTGTGACACTCATCGTTTCTCGATGTCTACCTCGTAGTCGTGGATCGTCGGATTGGCCAGCAGGCGTTCGGTCATTTCCTCGGCACGCTCGAAGGCTGCCGACTCGTCGTCGGCCGCCAGGTCGATCTCGAATTGCTCGGCCGAGCGCAAGGCCTGTAACTCGAACCCGAGACGCTCTAGAGCCTGCCGGGTCGTTTCGGCCTCCGGATCGAGCACCCCTTCCTTGAGTCGAACAGTTACGGTCGCTGTGTAGTCGATCATTGCCCCAAGGGGTGTGGCGACCAGCGAAAACTCTTGTGAATCCACGCCGAACAAGTCGTGATATATGGCTGAACACACCACGTTCAGTAACGTTACGGATATGCGAGCGATTGCGGATAGTATTGCCTATTATCCTTTGTAGGAAACTAAAAGTCTGCAATCGAAGCAAGCTTTATCTGGGACAGTCGAATATTTTTAAGCAGTATGGTGACTGATCTGCTTCTTGTGCCGCCTGTTGCGTTCGGTGTCTTCCTTTTGATGTCTTTGATTATTGATCGTGTAGGAGACAGAATATCGAACGACAGGGACGCGACCGGTGGATCGTTTCGGACGGCCTGGGCCAGTGGGGAGGACCCGCCAGCGCAGTCGGCCCGGCCGAACTATCGACTCTATCACGTCGGGATCGGGTTCACGATCGTCCACGTCGCCGTCCTACTCGTGGCGACGATGCCGACTGATCTCGGCGGGGCAGTGGTGGGTCTGCCGCTGCTGGCGGTCGTAGGTCTCTCGCTGTTCGCGCTGCTCGACTCCGGACGACCATCACCAGGGAGGTAACACAAATGGGACGCATCATCGACTGGGCACGGAACCGTTCGCCGTGGATACTCCACCTGAACTGCGGGAGTTGCAACGGCTGTGATATCGAGACGCTGGACGCGCTGATGCCCCGGTACGACATCGAGCGCTTTGGCATCCAGAAGAAGGATACGCCACGCCATGCTGACATCCTCGTCGCGACCGGTCCGGTGACCAAGCAGATGGCTCCTCGACTGGAGCGCATCTACGAACAGATGCCCGAGCCAAAACTCGTGATCGCGGCCGGGTCGTGTGCCTCGACCGGCGGCGTCTTCTATGACTGCTACAACTGCCACGAGGGCGTCGACGACGTGATCCCGGTCGATATGTACATCCCGGGCTGTCCGATCTCGCCGGAGGCGTTGATCGACGGGATCGTCGAACTCTTGGCAGAATCCGGCCAGCAAGCCCGGGCCGAGCGTTTGGCGGCGAAGAAGCCGGAGATCGTCGAAGGGGAAACGCAGATCGACGAGGCCGTTCCGGCAGAGACGGACGCCGATCGATCCGAAACCGATGATACGACACAGGAGGGAACGGATGACCCCGAGCCAGTTGAAGCGTGACCTTGACGACAGGCTCGAAGACGTGATCGCGGAATCGAGCGAACGCGATGACGGCCGTCTGGAATTCGTCCTCGAGGACAGGACGAACCTCCAGGATGCTGTCTCGCGGTTGCGAACGGCCGGTATCAAACATCTCGTTACCATCACGGGTGTCGACGGCGGCGAGGAGATCGAGGTCCTGTATCACTTCCTCAAGTACGGCGAGTACGATGACGGCGATCTGAGCGAGGGGGTCGAACTCACCCTTCGGGTGATCGTCCCCGACGCGGATCCGACGATCGGGACGGTCACCGATCAGATACCCGCTGCGGGGCTCTACGAGCGCGAACTGATGGACATGCTCGGCGTCGAGGTACCGGACCATCCCAACCCCGAGAAACTCTTGTTGCCCGACGACTACGACGGCGGTCCGCCGCTCCGGGCCGAGAATCTGGAGGTGAGCGACTGATGTCCGAGCAGACCTCGGGCACGGAGATCCCGGTGGGTCCACAACATCCCTCGCTGAAGGAACCCGCTAACTTCACCCTCAACGTCGACGGTGAGGTCATTACCGGGGCGGAGATGAAACTGTCGTACAACCACCGTGGGATCGAGCAGGCGGTCCTCTCGAAGTCCTATATCGAGGCGATCTACCTCTTGGAACGGATCTGTGGCATCTGCTCGCACGCCCACACGTCGGCGTTCACTCAGGGCGTCGAGGAGTTGCTCGATCTCGAGGTGCCTCCCCGCGCCCGGTACATCCGGACGCTGATCGGCGAACTCGAACGCATCCACAGCCACATGCTCTGGCTGGGGGTCGCTGGCCACGAGATCGGTTTCGACACGCTCTGGCAGTACGCCTGGCGGGATCGGGAGATCGTCATGGATCTCTTAGAGGAGATCACGGGCAACCGGGTCCACTACTCGATCAACACGATTGGCGGCGTTCGGGTGGATCTCACCGACGAGCAACGCGAGACGATCCTCGACGGGATGGACGACCTCGAGGAGCGTATCGACTTCTACCTGGAGACCGTCCCCAACGAGGAGACTGTCCGGATGCGGTGTGAGGACGTCGGGGTCGTCCCGCCGGATCTCGCCCGCGAGTACTGTGCGGTCGGGGCGGTCGGTCGCGCTTCGGGCGTGCCCACTGACGTCCGGAAAGACGCGCCGTATGCCGCCTACGACGACGTCGACTTCGACGTGATTACCGACGATCGGGGCGACCTGCTGGCCCGGACGGTCGTCCGGATCAAGGAGGTCGCCCAGGCGATCCGGATCATTCGGCAGGTCACAGAGCGGATCCCAGACGGGGACCTGAAGGCCAGTGCGAAGCCACCGCAGGCGATCCTTGCACAGGTTCCCGAGGACGACGTCGTCAGTCGGTACGAGGCCCCGCGCGGGGAATTGCTCCACTACGTCCAGGCCGACGGGACGGACACGCCGGCTCGCGTCCACATCCGCGTACCGACGCTGGCCAACTGGCCGACCGTCGTCGAGTCCCTGAAGGGCAGTTATATCGCCGACACGCCGATCGTCGTCGCCGGGATCGACCCCTGCATCAGTTGTACCTCCCGGATCGGCGTCGAGACCGACGGCAGCCACGGCGGCGAGAACGCCTTCGATCTCGGCGAACTCAGGGAGTACGGCATCGAGTGGTACGACGACCGTGGCGATGTCGCCCGGCCATCGATCGAGGGCGACGCACGGACGGGATCGGACAGCATGCGAGGTGATCGACCGTGAGCCTCGAACTCGACCTGGCCACCTCCCTCGCTTCCCTGCTGGTGTTCCCTGGATTCGCGTTCCTGTTCGTCTACGGGCTGGCCGCGGAGTACCTCGATCGGAAACTGTACGCCCGGCTACAGAACCGCGTCGGGCCGCCGGTCGTCCAGCCCCTGGCGGACTTTCTGAAACTACTCGCCAAGGAGTCGGCCGTCCCCGCCGATGCTACGGCACGCATCTACAACGCCGCGCCGCTGACCGGCCTGGCGGGCGTGTTCACCGCAATGCTGTACATCCCTGTCTGGGGCCAGCAGGCGGCGTTCGCCTTCGAGGGTGATCTGGTGGTTGTGCTGTTCTTGTTGTCGTTGCCGTCGTTCTCGCTGTTCTTCGGCGGCTGGTACTCGGGGAACGTCTTCAGCCGGATCGGGACTACCCGAACGATCACGCAACTGTTCGGCTACGAGATCCCGTTCTTCCTCGCGGCGTTCGCGCCGGCTGTCGCTGCCGGAACGCTCTCGACCTCCGGGATCGTCGCGTTCGTCGGGGCGAACCCGTGGTACGTGCTCGTCCTCCTGCCGGCCTTCGCCATCGCGCTACTATCCTTGCAGGCGAAGCTCGAACGGATCCCCTTCGACATCCCCGAGGCCGAGACGGAACTGGCGACCGGGGCCTTAGTCGAGTACTCCGGGCGGAAGCTGGCGCTGTTCCGGCTGACGAAGGACGTTGAGTTAGTCGTTGGCGCGGCGCTGTTGTCGGCGCTGTTCCTAGGCGGACCCTACCCCGCCGGGATACTCGAGGGCACGGCCGGCCTCGCCGCGAGCGTGGTCGTCTTCTTCGTCAAGACCCTCGCGGTGATCGCGCTGTTGACGGTGTTGAAGGCCGTCGTGGCGCGGCTCCGCATCGAGCAACTGGTCGATGTCTTCTATCGGGTGTTGGTCCCGGTGGCCCTCGCCCAGATCGCGCTCGTGCTGGCTGTTGGACTGTACACTAACGGAGTGATTCCATGAGCATCCCAGGAAAACTCGTCCCCGAGGCGCTAAAGACCCTCGGCAAGGACAACGCGACCGTATCGTACCCGAAAGACAAGCGCACGATGCCCGAACGGTTCCGCGGAGCCGTGGAGTTCGAGCCCGAACCCTGCACCGGCTGTGGCATGTGCGAACGCCACTGTGCGGCCGACGCTATCATCGTCGAGAGCGACGCCGACGGCAACGTCACCTGGAGCTACGACGTCGCAAAGTGCATGTTCTGTGGCCAGTGTGAGGAGTCTTGCCCCACCGACGCGATCGTGATGGGCAAGGAGTTCGAACTGGCGGCAAGCGACAAGCCGAGTTTCGAGGAACACTACACCTTCGAACGCTAAGTTCCGTCGTCCTCGTTCCGTGTCTCCGCGCCCGCATTTTTTATCATTATATACTTATCATATGTCATTCTGGTAGGAATCTTTATTATGCCATGAATAGTCATTGTTTCACATGGCTGAGAAGCCCACACACAATGACGCCGAGCAGATGATCGATCGGCGGCGGATGATGGAGATGCTAGGGGCCGGTGGCATCATTGCGATCGCTGGGTGTAGCGAGGGAGATACACCGACTGAGGCCGGCGGAGACATGGACACTGCAGAGGGCGACGGCGGAGACATGGACTCTCCCGATTCCATTCAGTTCCTGACGATGGGAGTCGGCGACAACATCAAGTCGTTCTTCGATGAGAACAACGCCGCCTTCGAGGAAGAGTTCGGCGTCGAGATGGACTTCACGAGCGTCACCTGGGGCAACGCGAAACAGACAGTCAACAACCGCGTCGACGGGAACGAAGCCCCCGACGTGGCCCGGTGGCCGGCGCGCTGGATTCCACAGATGGTTGGCAAGGAGGCACTCGAACCGCTCGATGACTTGATGCAGGGTGACTTCTACGAGAAGTTCTATGAGGGAATGGCCGAGGGCTGTAAGTACCAGGGCCACTACTACGGCGTTCCGTGGGCCGCCTCGAACAAGTGTTTCTACTACAACAAGGATATCTTCGAGAGTGCTGGCCTCGATCCCGAGAATCCGAATCTGAACTCCTGGCAAGACATGCTCGAAGCGGCCAAGCAGATCAGGGACAGCGACGAAGTCACTCAGCCGGCCCTGGGACTTGCCGGGGCGGACGCAATCGAGACCGGCTCACAATATTACCATTACCACTGGTCGTACGGAGCCGATCTGGTCGACGATGAGGGGAACCCGGTCGTCAATGGCTCCGGAGCGGCAGACGCGCTGGGCTTCTATGCCGGGCTGGCCAACGAGCACAATGTCACCCAGACTTCGCCGTTGTCCTCGACTCGCCAGGACGTCCGACAGTTGTTCGAGAGCGGCGAACTCGGGATGGTCATTGCCCACGTCTATGCGGGCCTGAATATCGAAGACAGCGATGCCGACTTCGATTATGGGATCGTGCAGGTCCCGAAAGGCCCCGAGGGACGGTACAGTCTCAACACAATCGACAGCGTGGCGGTGTTCAGTCAGACCGAGGTCAAAGATCTGGCATACGATCTCCTGGAGTTCTATTTCGATGAGGAACGGCGGTTCAACTATTCGAGTCAGAAAGGGTTCATGCCGGTGATGAAGTCTGTCGGCGAGCGTGACTATTTCCAGGACTCGAAGAACTGGAAACCGTTCATCGAGGCCGGCCAGTACGCACGAGCACGGCCAAAGCTCTCGAAATTCAGCCAGTTCAACAACCGCATGGTTCAGGCGATCCAGGAAGCGATCGCCGGACAGAAGTCCCCACAGAAGGCATTAGACGCCGCACAGGCAGACCTTGAAGAGATGATGGCATAATCTTCGAGGCATGAGCACTGCCGAAGATTACATCGAGAAGCACTCGGGTTCGCGGATCGAACGGGCCGCAGGCTATATCAAACGAAACAGCCGTGCGTACCTCCTGCTCGCACCGACGGTCGTGTTCCTGCTTGCCGTGATCGGCTATCCGATCTTGGAGACGTTCCGGCTTTCGCTGTATGAAGCGCCCGCCGACACGACTGTCGAGACGTTCGTCGGTCTACAAAACTATACCGAGATTCTGAACAACGAATTCTTCGGGCAGTTACTCACCCAGACTGGGCGATGGGTCGTCGTCGGCGTTCTCGGGAAGACGCTCTTGGGCCTGGTGATCGCGTTGCATCTCAACGCCAACATCAAGGGTCGGAAGTTCTTCCGGACAGCGTTTCTGATTCCCTGGGGCATTCCGTATGCAATCTCGGCAGTCGTGTTCCGCTGGTTCGAGCACCCGCAGTACGGGTACCTCAATACCATCTTGCAGGAACTGGGCTTGATCGAGGGGAGTATCGGGGTCCTCGGGGATCCGACGATTGCCTGGCTCGGTGTCGTTATCGGCGACATCTGGATCGGCACGCCCTTTATGGCGATCATCATCCTGGCGGGACTGCAGTCGATTCCTGAGGAGCTGTACGAGGCGGCGGCGATCGACGGAGCCGAACGGTTCCAGCAGTTCCGCTATGTCACTCTGCCACAGCTCAAAAGCGTGCTGTTCATCGCCACGCTCCTCTCGACGATCTGGACGTTCGTCAGCTTCGACGTTATCTGGACGATGACCGGTGGTGGCCCGATCAACACCACCCACACGCTGGTGACGTGGATCTACCAGACAGGCATCGAGAACGGTAATATCGGCCTCGCTTCCGCGTACAGCGTCATCGGGTTCATCCTGCTGTTCATCTTCGCGATTATCTATCTCCGCTTCTACACACGTGGAGGGCAAGAGCTATGACGATGGCCGGTAACGACCACAGTTGGCTCCGCAAAGTTCGGGTTCACGGTGTCTTGCTGGCGCTGTTCGCGGTCATGATGTCGCCGTTTTACATGATGATCTCGACAACGCTGAAGACAGAATCCGAGATATTCAGCGTCCCGGCGACGCTTATTCCCGAGGACCTGACCGTCGAAGCGTATCTGACCGTCTGGGAGCAGACGGACGTGCTTGTCTGGGTCGGGAACAGTTTCCTGATCTCGATCGGGACTGTCGTGCTGACGCTTTTGCTTGCCATTCCGGCGGCATACTCGTGTGCGCGCAACGACTTCATCGGTAAGCGGAGCTTCCTGCTGTCCGTCCTTGTCGTCCAGATGTTCGCCCCGGTTGTCTTGATCGCCGGGCTGTTCGACGTGATCAAGAGCTTCGGGCTCTTCGACAGTTATCTCGCGGTCATCATTCCGGCGGCGGCATTTACCCTGCCGTTCAACGTCTGGATGCTCTACGGGTATTTCAAGACGATTCCCGTTGCACTGGAGGAGTCCGCACGCATCGACGGCGCCAGCCAGCTGACGATTCTCTGGAAGATCGTGCTCCCGTTGACGAAACCCGCGCTGGTCGCAAGCGTCACGTATACATTCCTGTATGCGTGGAACCGACTCCTGTTTGTGTTGACGTTCCTCTCGAGCAGTGGGAAATACAACGTTCCCCGTGGTGTGTTCTCGATGGTTGGGGCTGTCAGCGTCGACTGGCGGATGATGCTCACTGTCTCGGTCATCGGCGTCATCCCCATCTTGATCATGTTCGCCTTCCTCGAACGCTACATCGTGACCGGGATGACAGCGGGGGCGGTCAAGGAATGAGCTGGACACCATTCTTGCACACTGCCCGCATCCGTACGGATACTGACCGAAGCACCCGCGGGAACCGGGCGCAGTCGGCGCTACGGAACAGAGTCACACAGGATCGAGACGAAACCACCCAGCCAACCACTGAATCAGCGAGTGAGAGTGTATGAGTAGCGTAACCCTATCGGACGTAACGAAGGTGTACGACGGTGAGGTACTCGCAGTCCAGGAGATCGATCTCGACATCGAGGACGGGGAGTTCCTCGTATTGGTCGGGCCTTCGGGCTGTGGGAAATCAACGACCCTCCGGATGATCGCCGGACTGGAGACAATCACGGACGGCGAGATCAGTATCGCCGGCGAGGTCGTCAACGACGTCAGGCCACAGGACCGGGACATCGCGATGGTGTTCCAGAACTACGCTCTGTATCCACACATGACTGTTCGGGAGAATATCTCCTTTGGCCTGCGGCTGGCAGACGAGCTGTTGGATGCAGAGATCGACGAGCGTGTCGAGGACGCCGCCGAACTGCTCGAAATCCCGGAGCTCCTTGATGACTATCCCAAACAGCTCTCTGGCGGCCAACAGCAACGCGTCGCCCTGGGTCGGGCGATCGTCCGCGATCCGGAAGTGTTCCTGCTGGATGAACCACTCAGCAATCTCGACGCGAAACTGCGTTCGCAGATGCGGACGGAACTCCAGCGGATTCAGGACGAACTCGGTGTGACGGCTATCTACGTCACGCACGATCAGACGGAAGCGATGACGATGGGCGATCGGATTGCCATACTCAACAAAGGTGAGCTACAGCAGGTTGCCCCGCCGAACCGGTGCTACGATCATCCGGCCAACGAATTCGTTGCCGGGTTCATCGGCTCGCCAAGCATGAACTTCTTCGACGTGACGAGCACAGCCGACGGGGGGACGATTACGCTTGATGGCCCCGGCTTCGCGGTCACTCTCGGTGGTCGACTGCCGGACGACGAATACACGCTGGGCGTTCGTCCGGAGGACTTTATCGTCGTCGACGACGGGGCGATCGAGACGACAGTCGATGTCGTCGAACCGATGGGGTCGGACAATTTCCTCCACCTGTTGATCGACGAAACCGAGGTCGAGATC contains the following coding sequences:
- a CDS encoding VanZ family protein → MSGVARQIDRPRRWLVVLVVAVILFAGAVVAPSTGITRMGPFGLFAWASWLHVFGYAFLSLTLVYALLVSPDGPALSAAIVPIIVVAYGTSLELLQLLIPYRSFAVGDIFADGLGTVVVVGVWTYGQAAFAALGFRGS
- a CDS encoding archaeosine biosynthesis radical SAM protein RaSEA, which gives rise to MSQPSPDVYERGKGMDAHNQVMREIRARNDASYEPDEPTRVWIDRDNTPDGVVDSLTIVLNTGGCRWARAGGCTMCGYVAESVDGGTVAHEDLLAQIDAALEQERETHDGTCRQVKIYTSGSFLDEREVPAETRRAIAKRFGDRDRIVVESLPDFVDREKIDDFREQGLETDVAIGLETATDRVRHDCVNKYFDFADFENACTEAVAADAGVKAYLLMKPPFLSESETIEDMITSIERCGDVEGCHTVSMNPTNVQRYTMVEQLYFDGGYRPPWLWSVVEVLRETADEDVTVVSDPVGHGSDRGPHNCGECDDRVQTAIKDFNLRQDESVFAQVECDCEGTWEAVCQREKSYSMPLAQ
- the purQ gene encoding phosphoribosylformylglycinamidine synthase I translates to MSVTVIQFGGSNCDRDTVRALQSIGVEAELVWHEDGLPAGTDGIVLPGGFSYGDFLRAGAMAAQSPIMDEVHERAREGTPVLGICNGAQIGCEASLTPGAFTTNESARFQCEHVHLRVENAETPWTDHYEEGEVIELPIAHGEGRFEISDERLETLEGNDRVLFRYCDDEGNVTPEANPNGSKHAVAGVTSKDDHVAVLMPHPERMSLPDIGETDGRGILEAFA
- the purS gene encoding phosphoribosylformylglycinamidine synthase subunit PurS; translated protein: MIDYTATVTVRLKEGVLDPEAETTRQALERLGFELQALRSAEQFEIDLAADDESAAFERAEEMTERLLANPTIHDYEVDIEKR
- a CDS encoding NADH-quinone oxidoreductase subunit B family protein, producing MGRIIDWARNRSPWILHLNCGSCNGCDIETLDALMPRYDIERFGIQKKDTPRHADILVATGPVTKQMAPRLERIYEQMPEPKLVIAAGSCASTGGVFYDCYNCHEGVDDVIPVDMYIPGCPISPEALIDGIVELLAESGQQARAERLAAKKPEIVEGETQIDEAVPAETDADRSETDDTTQEGTDDPEPVEA
- a CDS encoding NADH-quinone oxidoreductase subunit C codes for the protein MTPSQLKRDLDDRLEDVIAESSERDDGRLEFVLEDRTNLQDAVSRLRTAGIKHLVTITGVDGGEEIEVLYHFLKYGEYDDGDLSEGVELTLRVIVPDADPTIGTVTDQIPAAGLYERELMDMLGVEVPDHPNPEKLLLPDDYDGGPPLRAENLEVSD
- a CDS encoding hydrogenase large subunit; the encoded protein is MSEQTSGTEIPVGPQHPSLKEPANFTLNVDGEVITGAEMKLSYNHRGIEQAVLSKSYIEAIYLLERICGICSHAHTSAFTQGVEELLDLEVPPRARYIRTLIGELERIHSHMLWLGVAGHEIGFDTLWQYAWRDREIVMDLLEEITGNRVHYSINTIGGVRVDLTDEQRETILDGMDDLEERIDFYLETVPNEETVRMRCEDVGVVPPDLAREYCAVGAVGRASGVPTDVRKDAPYAAYDDVDFDVITDDRGDLLARTVVRIKEVAQAIRIIRQVTERIPDGDLKASAKPPQAILAQVPEDDVVSRYEAPRGELLHYVQADGTDTPARVHIRVPTLANWPTVVESLKGSYIADTPIVVAGIDPCISCTSRIGVETDGSHGGENAFDLGELREYGIEWYDDRGDVARPSIEGDARTGSDSMRGDRP
- a CDS encoding complex I subunit 1/NuoH family protein; its protein translation is MSLELDLATSLASLLVFPGFAFLFVYGLAAEYLDRKLYARLQNRVGPPVVQPLADFLKLLAKESAVPADATARIYNAAPLTGLAGVFTAMLYIPVWGQQAAFAFEGDLVVVLFLLSLPSFSLFFGGWYSGNVFSRIGTTRTITQLFGYEIPFFLAAFAPAVAAGTLSTSGIVAFVGANPWYVLVLLPAFAIALLSLQAKLERIPFDIPEAETELATGALVEYSGRKLALFRLTKDVELVVGAALLSALFLGGPYPAGILEGTAGLAASVVVFFVKTLAVIALLTVLKAVVARLRIEQLVDVFYRVLVPVALAQIALVLAVGLYTNGVIP
- a CDS encoding 4Fe-4S dicluster domain-containing protein gives rise to the protein MSIPGKLVPEALKTLGKDNATVSYPKDKRTMPERFRGAVEFEPEPCTGCGMCERHCAADAIIVESDADGNVTWSYDVAKCMFCGQCEESCPTDAIVMGKEFELAASDKPSFEEHYTFER
- a CDS encoding ABC transporter substrate-binding protein, with amino-acid sequence MAEKPTHNDAEQMIDRRRMMEMLGAGGIIAIAGCSEGDTPTEAGGDMDTAEGDGGDMDSPDSIQFLTMGVGDNIKSFFDENNAAFEEEFGVEMDFTSVTWGNAKQTVNNRVDGNEAPDVARWPARWIPQMVGKEALEPLDDLMQGDFYEKFYEGMAEGCKYQGHYYGVPWAASNKCFYYNKDIFESAGLDPENPNLNSWQDMLEAAKQIRDSDEVTQPALGLAGADAIETGSQYYHYHWSYGADLVDDEGNPVVNGSGAADALGFYAGLANEHNVTQTSPLSSTRQDVRQLFESGELGMVIAHVYAGLNIEDSDADFDYGIVQVPKGPEGRYSLNTIDSVAVFSQTEVKDLAYDLLEFYFDEERRFNYSSQKGFMPVMKSVGERDYFQDSKNWKPFIEAGQYARARPKLSKFSQFNNRMVQAIQEAIAGQKSPQKALDAAQADLEEMMA